The stretch of DNA tttctgatatttttaatataattcgGCTTTGAATATGTAAGTACATAATTGGAATTGGAATTGAATTGGAAACTTGTGTTGATGATCTAGTTATGTATTCTTATGCATTACAACATATTATAGGTACTACTGAATGATGGCCCAAATGCCAGTCTGAGGCTTGCATCTTGTacttctttgatatttttaatatatttaggcTTTGAATATGTAGCACACAATGAATTGGAAACTTACGCTTATGATCTAGTTATGTATTCGCATGTATTACAGGGACCATTGACTGATGTCCTAAACACCATTCGGAAGCTCTAATAGTGTCTAAACTGtgaaatattgatacattttCTCTTACAATGAATGACATTATTTGATCCCCATAAACCATGGGTATCATCGTGGAAATTCACCTCTACCCCATTCCCACCTCATCAAGTCTCTAGCATTCCAACACTGTAATGCCTACTTCTGCAGCTGACATTCTGATTTCTAGAATGTGCTTGTCAAATATTATGTCTGTTATCACctttccttgtgatgtgtgtTGTGTTTTAGAAGACTGAAACTGCACTGTATTTATAGGAAAGTAAGATAAAGGGTGTCCCTGGCTATGGTGATGAGCTTGCAACAAGGACAGCTAAAATGATGGTGCTTTTAAAGAGGAAATATTAGCCTTGGTATATTGCAGGAAAGAACCCACATCTACAGTCTGTTCCTTCTCTGGTTAGTGACAGGTATATGCTACGCTTACAGTGGGGTTTCTAGACCTCAGATCCCTTTATCTTTCAAACTCCAGTGAAGTGATCTATAACTAACCTCACTCTGGAGCTTCTACTGCCCTGGTCATGTAATTTCAGAGATAGCTACATTCCTCAGCAAGGGTATCATACACATTTTTACTCAAAAGTCCAAATAACTTCTTTTGCATCATCAGGAATTGAAACCAtcggctttttaaaattttttattttttcactcatcatttatttacaaatacacattataatttttatatacattgcACATTTACATGGTAGAAAAGTAcaaaactatatatttaaatgaatttatattttaacttgccatgtttgaaaatataaaattgcatCGAAAAAAGTATTATGAAAAGCAAGAAACTTGAACTGATAAAGCTTTGATAAAACTTTTAGTGACACATTGGTTGAAAAAGAACTAATTTAAAAGGTACAGCTGACTAGCTTAAAGGAAACACCTAACAAAAGGTTGAATGTGTAGCCTTCACTATCCTTTAGTCTCCTGACACCCACATCATTTCTTTGTATCTGTAACATATTAAAAGTACATTACTAGAATTCTAATCATCTCCTCTCTCACAAATGTCTTCATCATAACAAAAGAACTGAAGTAGGAGTTTCCTCAAAGATGCTTATCCTCTGTACCTTGTATTTGAGTAAGAGTTATAATGCCTTTTGGTCAGTCAAGGTTCCTTGTAAACAAAACCCGAGGGATCATGTATGTACAGATCAGGCAGCAGAGAATCCAATAAATAAACATGACAGAAACTGACATGCAAGTTTGTTGAAAGTGGAAAAGAGTCTAACAGTGAAATGAAGGGAGACAGATGAGTGAATAGTAAGGAATGGACTTAAATGgtttacaaggaaaaaaagcTTTTACTTTACAAGCAAGAGACCTCACAATAAATAACAACTGCTCTTCCTTTCACGAATAAATTTCTTCAAAAACAAGGTATACAGTCAACCAGAcattttatgtataaattataaaacatgacaCAGTATAAATAAATGTCTACAAGTCTCAACTATGGGCCTCATCCAGTAGACCTCACAATGAATGCCTCTCCGTGTCCAATGAGTAACAAGGTGGCCTGGGAGAGAGCTTTAGGACAAAGGTCCTTTAATGTATAGTTTTCCCCCCAAATAAATAAGCATACACTTATTTACAGTATGgacaatatatttttcttttttttcttttttctttttctttgcccaAAGGCTATGTCAACACTGAACACTTGTAGAGAGTTTACCACTCTAGAATAGAAGATATAGGAAAGCTGTAGTCCTGgtcttcatcttcctcctcttcctcggTGTCTTCCGAAATGGCTAGATGGGGGAATACAGGGGAGCTGTTGTTTAAATACGGACAACAACAGCGCAGAAGCAGCTCAGTGTATGTTTTCAAAGCCCTCTGATACAGCCATATTACAGCGTTGCATTTTTATGTGACTTGCAGTGagatgctttttttgtttttggcatctGCTGTTATgcaataagttaaaaaaaaatttaaagcataatCTATGAAGTCAAAAACTGCAGAAAGTTCTGAAGAATCAATGGCTCAGGTTTTACGGGCAGATTCCTGAAATTAGATAAAAAGCGCTCTTGTGTTCTAGGTATAACTGCTTTGGGTCCTTAATTCAGAGTTAGTAGAGGCAACTGCAAAAAGCAGCAGCCCATGTATGATAATATGAAGctgtctttggaaaaaaaaaaaaaacaaaaaacttttgaaGCAGTTAGTTTAGATTCAAATGTTAATAAAGCAAACAGCAAAGCATACTACCAAAGCACAAGAAATAGGGGAAAACAACTGGAAATAGATTTTTAGAGGCAACCCCATTGATGATCACCGGATAAATCCTAAAAGCCAAGAAACATTGCAGAGAATTTTTCTGTGGATTATTGAATTGCTGGTGATACTTAGCAGCTTCCTAATTTGAACAGAAATGAATTTATGTGGGAGATCTGCGTGCTTTGTAAGTGTCCATTCCCTAGGGATTGCCTGGGAAAGCCTTAAATGGCAGCAAGGTTAAAAATCACACTTACAGTTGCAAGATccggagtgctttacttccagcaGCACACCTGAGGAGCAGGCAGCTTCCTTCATGGCACACTCACTGGCATAAGTGGCATTGTCACTGGCACAGACAGGCTCATCCGACTTACTGTCAGGGCACAGCTCATCACAGAGGGAACACCGGCCTCTCCCAACCTTGAAATCCCATAAACATTTTTTCCCACCAGTGCACTGGATATCTTCACAGGACTTTGCTTCTAGGATATAATACATCTGTGATGAGTAAACTGATTTCCCCATATcccccttttctccctttctctagtcctctatcaataaatataaacataatttatatcTTATTACTAATGGGGGTAATGGAGATATTAAGCAAAAATGCTGGATaataaaactgaaactcaaatgcatacacacatacacacacacaaaacctctGCAGTTTCTTACATACTACATTAGTgcattaaaatagtattttttttagaACAGGATTTTACAATATTCTCGAGTTAAATATGTATCTTATTATTTCCCACAAGTGGGATCTTTTACAAATGAAAGAATTCCATTAATTACTAGAATCTGATAACAGATTTCTGGAACTGCTAAGTAATTATTTTTCGCTTCCAGCAAGTCTGGCacttaaaaaaatgtgtaaaattgaGTGAGTTCTAAGTTTTCTAAGATGGAATACTGTTTCTTGCTTCCTGCTGGCATTTGAATATATGTGTCAATGCCTCCAGAAGACAACGGTTTCCATGAGGAATGCTGTGGTCATAACAGACCCCAAATTGCAGCATATTTCTCCCTATGGTGTTTTGGGATGCCTTGGGCTTACTTATTTGTTAACCCCACAGTTTAATACTATAACtagcctgttttctctttttccttcctcaaTCCGGAATACCTACTGATACACTTTCCCTCATAGGCTAATCCAATAGATCTGCCCAGCAGGCAGGTAGCCTTTCTCAGGTGGCAGGCACTGGAGTAGGTGACTCCATCATTCCCACAGAGATACTGCTCAGAGGAAGTGGGCTCTGGGCAAATCCGATTACAGGTCACACAGTAGGCATTATTGGTCTGGTCCACCACACATGTGGAGCTGCCTGGACAGAAAACATCCCGACAAGTCTCTGGAACAAAGAAGGAAACACACATGAATAGGTACCTTCTAGTGCTTAGGGAGCGAGCACTTGAAGTTACCAAGGCAATCATGACACTGAAGCATCCAGCTTTCAAAAGGCAATTTTGGGAGCCCTGTAGTTTCCAAGAGAGAATCTATGACTCTAGGTTGGTCCCCTCAGTGTTCTTAATGAGTCTCTAGAAGTTAGAAAAGGACTCCTTTTTGGtttcagtattattattatcaggCTCTTACTGTGGACTACACCATCCCCCAGAGGTCTCCTAGAGGGTCTACTTTAGGTACAAAGCTGGAGGAGGGGACAGATCCAGTCTTGCTCAACAGGGTAGGACCTACTTTTACATCTGCCTTGGTATTGGACTTCCAGTTCTGGCTGCTCTTTACATCTTGCCTTTAGGAGTGCACATTCATTGCGGTAGGTTTTCCCGTCCAGCCCACAGACTGGACCCTTCCAGGTGATGTTGGAACAATCCGGGGCGCAGACGCAGCGGGGTTTGTTCTTCTTGTTCATTCGGCATTTTTTCCCAGGTCCACAGTCCACGTTCTCACACGTTTCTGTGAGTTGGAAACAGGCATGGATTAAAACCAGAGCCAGGCAGTCTGCAGGTCAGCCAGGAGGGCTTCGGGTGCCTTGCGCAATCATGCAGCCCTGAGTTTGCGCTGGAGGGGCCCCAGGCTCTCTCCTAGAAGATTGGGAGTTGATGAAAGAGTGCGGACCTTCGGTTGTGCCCCAAACCCAGATTTCTCTCATCAAGGGGCACAGGTTGGTGGGCttcaccaccacacttggctaagaAGTCTGGGGTGTTTTACCTACAGCCTGTAACAGGCAGAATTCGAGTCTGCACGGCTTACCAGGGCAAGGGACAGAAAGGGGAAGCCCACGAACAAAGCTCTCCTACTCCCAAACCCCAGTCAGGTAGTGGGGAAGCTAAGGGTAAGACGCCCTCTACTGAGGGCCTGGAAGTCGGGAAGGAGTCCTACCTTTACAGGGGATGCAGTTGGGGGCTCCCCCGTTGAAAATCATCCACTTGAAGAGTGTGTTGTCATTCACGTCCTCCTCGGTCCATGAGGTGCTCAGACGGCCGGTGCTGCAGCACTCCTCCTTGCTCAGTTCGGTCTTGTACAGGACCTGGCAGCGGCCGTTCTTCGCTTGACGGAGCCAGCAGTTCCCAGCTGTGAAGAGAcggggtggggaggtgggtgaGTGAGCAGTGAGCAGTGAGCGGTAGCAAGGCAGGGAGAGCGAGGTGGCGAGCGAAGGAGACCTGGCGGGGATGGGGAGGGGGTGAGCGTGGAGGAGGGGAAGTGAGAGAGACGCGGGAGAAAAGTAGGAAATAAATCGAAAGGGGTGGAAGGGTGGATAAAGAAgcgggggggtgggggaagcCCTGATCACAGAGATGGGAGGTGGgcgagagggagggagggagaaagggagaagacagGGCGCCCCAGCCATATCAATGTCAGTTACCAGTGACCCAGACACAACACGTGCAGCTTGCACTGACTTTTACTAGACTGTTTACTTTTATTCGTCCCATTTCATAACCTGCAGAGACTCGAAGAGCAGATTAAagaacctgacaaaaacaggatGCGACGTATGTTTTTACATGTTGGTTTCATGTAGGCGGTACAGGAATTATTTGTGACAGGGGTTAAGAAAgtaagagaatgagagagaggagaggagaggagagagatgggggcggagagagagagagaaggaaagagaaaaaaagaaagagaaagaaaggaagaaaggaaagaaagagagagagaaagaaagaaaagaaagaaagagagagagagaaacagatcaagcaaaaggcacttctgaaaaatgaaagcaaaaagcaACCCGGCCCAGCCCGGAGCTACCCCGCGCGGCCTCCAGGCGCAGCCCGCCCGACGGGCCCGTTTTGCAATCTGCCAGACCCGAGCACGCCCGCGGCCACCGCGATCTTTCGAAATCTCCGAGGGCTGCTTTCCTCCGCGCCTACGTCCGGGCACCAGGCAAAGCCTCTCCCCTAAAGGCGGGCAACCCAGCGCAGAGACTTGCAGACGGCGAGGGGCAGTGCCCAGGAGGGCAGTTTACAACATACTTAAAATGTTAACGCTGAAGCAGGGAAAGTAATGCCTTaaggggggtgggggaggaggctTCCTACCATTTCACGGTTATATGTACCTATCTAATACCtatcaagaaatatttgcaagtgatttctccctcttccccctttTTAATGTTCGCATTTGGGTCGGTAAGACTTCTCATTAATCACCAATAAGACTTTAACAATCATTGGATCGCaagctgctattattattttaaacattctgCCCAAAGACtaattgaaaataaacaaatctatttttaaaaggcaagctTCAGAAATTTGCTCTTAACCCATTTCAGAATTTAAGTCAGTTATGGGCTGCTCACTGTTTTACAGAAAGCTAAGAGTCAGAAAGAAGAATGaagcagaggggaaaaaaactcaAAGTGCTCAAAGCACTTTGGGGTAAtaatttggcttttcttttttcttttttttttgcaagtatGGGGGATGGGGTTGGAAGAAGCATCCACTAGGCAGAAAGCTACTTCCCTTGAAAATTTTCAGCACCCACATTTCCAAGTTTGGGCAAAGTTTCTGAAACTACGTCCCCCAGTCACCAAAGAAATTCAGTATCTGTCCCCCAACCCcccaggttttcttttctttctttcttttttctttttctttctttttttctttttcttttttttttttttttttaagtatccaAAAGATGTGGCAGGGAGAGAGATGAGACTGCAAATGGGTCGACTGAAATCTCCAGGCTACTACTGATACTTGTTCTCCTTCTTCAGAGCCAAACTGAGGAGATCACATCTAAAGTTATCATGGCCAGAACTTTAGATCTGCCAGAGCATCTAACCCTAACTACTAAGACCCCAGCTCGCTCcctttcctttttcaagataacCGAGCTCCAAACTCCGTTTCCAGTCCTAAAGTGTCTTTGCCCACAATTTTCCCACTCCTCTCCATCCCGGAGTCCCCAAGTTGGTCCAACATCTTCCGAGAGCAGCGTTGCTCAGAACAGACCAAGTGGAGACCACAGAAAAGTCGACCCTCTGCTCTCAGCCGAGCCTCCCCAGCGCATCCCCCCTCGCTTACCCTGGGCACTGCGGTCCTCCATGAACTGGCAGAGCAGTAGCAGCAGGAGGCAAAGCCCACCCGGCTGGTGCCTTGCGCGGACCATCCTGGGGGCAGGCGCGGGGCGAGGAGCGCTGCGGCGCGGGGAGCCGGCGCGGCGGCGGGTGGCTCGGAAGAGCGGCGCGCGTCGCAGAGGCCAGCGGCGGAGGGCGCAGCGATCCTGGCGCAGCCCCGCGCTCGCCGCCGGCCGCCCGCGCGATTCAATGGACGTCAGAAGCCGGGCGCAGCCGCGCTTTAAATCTAGACGGGGGTCTCCGCGGTTTGCGGTGGGCGGTCTCCCAGTGTGTGGGGCTGTGGGAGGGCGGCCGCGAGCGAGGGTGTGCGCGGCTCCTTGGGGGTGGGGAGCTTTTAAAAGTTCAGTGTGAATCAGGTGACATTTCCCACCTTCTGGAAACCCTTCCCAATTATCTTTCGGAGATGCCCGAAATCAAAACGGCTGGAGGGGAATCGGCGAGTTCTTATTTGCGTAGGAGCgagagggagggggaaggcgACCGGGGCGGGGGTTGGGGGCGACGCGtcgggggtggggagtggggaagaaCACCCACTTCAAGTCCTGCTCGCCGCCGCTCGCCGGCAGCGCCGGCGCGCCCGGGGTggcgggtgtgtgtgtgagtgtgtgtgcgcgcgcgagtGTGAGAGGGAGGGCGCGGTGGGGGCGCTGGAGGCGGCGGCGGGGGAAGCGGGGGAACCCGGGAGTTTGTCTCCGTGCTGCCTCTCCTCCGCTCCAAAGAGACTTTGCAAACGCCCGGAGAGCCCCAGGCTGCCCAAATATCCCGACCCAGGTCGGGTCGGAGCGCGTCGGCCTCGCGGCGGTTCCGGGCACCCGCAGCCTGGGCGCAGGACCCGCGAGGTTTTGTGTCTGCGTCTGTGCGTGCCTGACTTTGCGGCCACCCCTAGCCCAGAGGTGTTGCTAGGAACCCCGGCCCCGGCACCTTCCACCCTGGCAGAGCGCTGCCGAGACGCGGCCCTTCGTCTGGGAGAGtcagaagcaaacaaaaatgtttaacacCTCAGGCCCGGTCtcccccccccaccacccccgGCACAGCCTCgccctctccctttcttttctcccctttcaCTTCGCGGCGTCTGGAGTCGGAGCCTGGAGCGGGGGCGCCGACGTAGGCGGTCTGgcccccctccttcctccccggCCTGGAGACTCCCCAGTTTCTGTCCTGTGtgcctctgtctgtctctcagtctcctcggctccaatctctctctctctctctctctctctctctctctctctcccccccccccttCTCTCTTTTCGCAGAATAAAAAAGATTGCAACATCCATAATGAACTTCTGTAGCCTCACTTTATtaagtacagtgcctggcattctTCGCTGAAAGTTGGCGGGTCTctcatttataacatttttggCACCGCTGAATGAAACTGAGGAggcgatatttccttttatataaaaCGATTACTTCACGGAAAATGCTATATTGTTTATTCCAAAGctgccttttaaatttttgttcttttcgcTTCTGAAGCCCGAAGGCCAACAGACAGCGAAGTATGCAGACAAAATTCTTGGACATTCGCAGGTCACTGGGATTTGTTCTACGAATTTCAAATCCGCCCTTCTTCCCCCATCAACCCCCTGTAACTCCCCTCCCCCCGCCAGACCCTCCCCCAGTCCTCCTCTCGCCCTCCCACCCCCCATCTTCCATCAACCTTCCCCCCTCCACAACTGCAAATAACTCAGTGATAACAGATTTTTTTCCACCAACTGCAGGAGATAGTGCTAATCTTTTAATAAAAGATCCCATTACAATGGGATCTGTCTGGACAGACTATAATAGATCCCGAAATACAGCCGTGCTAATATTAGAAGACAGTTGTTTGGGTGCCTCTCAGACGGGCCCAAGCCCCCCTTTGAAAGTGGGCATGAATCACAAAGCCCCGCGGCCGCCGCACCTGCACCGCGCGCATTCGGTGCAGCAGGCTGGTAAAAACGGGTGACCTCGCCGCCGCTTTTCGCTTTATAATTACCGTCGTGAggacgggaggggagggggctcGGGCGGCCCGGGAGAGGCTGTCTTTTTGCTCACTTCAGACGGCTGTGGGGGCTCCACATCCTTCTTAATCTTTCCAGAATCATTCTCTGTTTCTATCTCGCTGtctctttccccttctccctttccctccagTCCTCCCAGCCATTCCCTCCGGTCTCTTTCCCCTACtccttcccctcttctctccttccctccctctacCCGGACTCTACCCGtactctccctcccttttctccctctctttcttttccagtctccttttctctcttccctccaaCTCATTAATGTAGAGTTGTTTAGTGCCCTCTAATGGCAGACGACATTAACAATTAATAGCAAACTGTCCCCTTTGCAGGAGCCGCCACTCAATGGCGGAGTTCCAAAgctgaatttatttcttcttctttattcaGAGAAATGGTATAGTCCTTATACAATGATGTGCTGGAGGGAAAGTTTGTTTTCTCTGCTTCAAGGTTCCCCAACCCCCGCCCGGGGAAAAGTTAAAGGAAAGAGAACCTAACAAATATTGTTACTTGACTTTTTCCCCCCACCCTGTCTTTTAATGGCAGCAAGAGACACAGCTTCTTTTTAAGTTAGGGGTATCAAACTGTATATCCGAGGttgaaaaataaacattccaAATGCATAAAGGATCTTAAATGGTAACTGGTTGGATCTTATGGCAGTGCTATCAACGATCATACATAAattacatgattttatatttgtctctagtttaaatatatttattggtCCTCAATTGGCCAGTAGCCTCTGGAAACTGGGGTCTTTTTCTTAGACTTTCCACCCTAGGactatacaaaatatttaaattttacttatattCCTAGTTGTATATGAAGCTATCTTGCCTGGAGAAATATAGAATCACATTTTAatccatatttattttctcaatatcTTTGGGAAGATTGTTTTAAAGTTCATAATGTCATCGTATTTTACAACCATATAGCAAGGAGAATAGTGATATAACTTGCATGTTCTTAttagattttaattttgttcattcCTATATGTACATATAACATGTTTAGTTTATGTATAGTTTATGTATATAGAAACAACTGATGTCACAAAAACTTTCTAAATCAATTTAAGTTGTATCCTCACAAGTTCAGTATGATTGggtaaaagtaaaaatttcatttctatttcattttttgtctGTATAAGGTCAAATACTCAGACCAGTCATTTGACTAAATTGACTGCATTGACTAGTTGTTTTGGCATCATGTAATTGTCTTGGCTAAGCCAAAGCAGACACAGTAGCTCTCATTGTAAAACATGCCACCACTCATAGGAGTCCCTCAGTACCAGAGGCTGACCCAACACAGGATTACTTCTCGTCCCGGAGAAGGTGACCCTGCAGGTCAGGGTTGAGGTCACTGGCAAACACACTGTGGAAAACACAAGCGCTGTGTTGCTTTTGCCCTTTTGAATAAGCAGCTTGGTGTTTGTTTAATGATACAAGCTCATCCTGTTTTTCAGCTGCACCTTGGATAGTATTGATCTGTTTGGGAGAATGTCGGCTCCAAATCAGCACAGATCAGTCACCACGACTCTTGGTATCCAGGGTTATTTTCAGATCATAACTGAGGAAATGAGACACAGGTCAATACTGGTTCCATATGGGCTTCCTGTGGGCATCAGCAAGAGATCCATCCCATTTCTGTGGTATGAAATGGTACCACACCTGTTCAGTGACATCACAGAAAAACAACTGCTATTTCTTTTACTGTTATATCGCCtgtaaatgttaaatattgggTTTGTAGATATCTAAATGTCAAggggacatttaaaaataaaaatgacacctttcatttttgttgtatGCCTCCAAGtttgacttcttattttttttcttttctgctctgccaaaaaaatatgtaaattatgagAAACACAGTAGGACCACTTTGTAACTGAATTTCTGGGCAGCACACAAAAAGACTACTGTTTTCTGATTGGTCTTTTGTCAGCTTCAAAAGCTATCTACCTTCTGaagtttataaatttaaaatattagagtTTAGCAAATGATTCAATCTAACTCCCTAGATAGCTATTTAAACTCATATGACATTGTTATTTGAGACCAAAACTGACCTGGTTAAATTTCAGTACCTAAAAAGAGAATATGGAGGTAGTGGGGTGAGGTTATATAGGGTGTATTTGAAAGTCATGAACTGAggtagctatttttttttttttgccttaagaTTAAATGTCAAGCTTTTTTTGAAGTTAGGTGTTTTGTAAAATGAATATGTTTTCAAGTGCAAATAATCAATCTTGTTAAATAACAAAAGTTAAGCATTCAAAAAACAGgctgaaatgattttaaaatcagattttgttCTAGGTACAAAACAGTTACTTAATGTGTCATAGTCTTTGGCATTATGCAACTTCATAGACTAGCACAAGGATTTGAGTAGGGGGTTGGGGGCAATAGTTCTGTATTGGTTGAATCATTGCAGAACTAAAAAGTTAAGAAATGTGAGTACGTAAAAGCAATGTTTATCCAAGATATCCAAACTACCAGTCAATTAAGTTTTATAAAAAagcattaga from Macaca nemestrina isolate mMacNem1 chromosome 6, mMacNem.hap1, whole genome shotgun sequence encodes:
- the LOC105499365 gene encoding follistatin isoform X3, whose protein sequence is MVRARHQPGGLCLLLLLLCQFMEDRSAQAGNCWLRQAKNGRCQVLYKTELSKEECCSTGRLSTSWTEEDVNDNTLFKWMIFNGGAPNCIPCKETCENVDCGPGKKCRMNKKNKPRCVCAPDCSNITWKGPVCGLDGKTYRNECALLKARCKEQPELEVQYQGRCKKTCRDVFCPGSSTCVVDQTNNAYCVTCNRICPEPTSSEQYLCGNDGVTYSSACHLRKATCLLGRSIGLAYEGKCIKAKSCEDIQCTGGKKCLWDFKVGRGRCSLCDELCPDSKSDEPVCASDNATYASECAMKEAACSSGVLLEVKHSGSCN
- the LOC105499365 gene encoding follistatin isoform X2 — protein: MVRARHQPGGLCLLLLLLCQFMEDRSAQAGNCWLRQAKNGRCQVLYKTELSKEECCSTGRLSTSWTEEDVNDNTLFKWMIFNGGAPNCIPCKETCENVDCGPGKKCRMNKKNKPRCVCAPDCSNITWKGPVCGLDGKTYRNECALLKARCKEQPELEVQYQGRCKKTCRDVFCPGSSTCVVDQTNNAYCVTCNRICPEPTSSEQYLCGNDGVTYSSACHLRKATCLLGRSIGLAYEGKCITKSCEDIQCTGGKKCLWDFKVGRGRCSLCDELCPDSKSDEPVCASDNATYASECAMKEAACSSGVLLEVKHSGSCNSISEDTEEEEEDEDQDYSFPISSILEW
- the LOC105499365 gene encoding follistatin isoform X1, with translation MVRARHQPGGLCLLLLLLCQFMEDRSAQAGNCWLRQAKNGRCQVLYKTELSKEECCSTGRLSTSWTEEDVNDNTLFKWMIFNGGAPNCIPCKETCENVDCGPGKKCRMNKKNKPRCVCAPDCSNITWKGPVCGLDGKTYRNECALLKARCKEQPELEVQYQGRCKKTCRDVFCPGSSTCVVDQTNNAYCVTCNRICPEPTSSEQYLCGNDGVTYSSACHLRKATCLLGRSIGLAYEGKCIKAKSCEDIQCTGGKKCLWDFKVGRGRCSLCDELCPDSKSDEPVCASDNATYASECAMKEAACSSGVLLEVKHSGSCNSISEDTEEEEEDEDQDYSFPISSILEW